A genomic window from Cytobacillus suaedae includes:
- a CDS encoding peptide deformylase: MITMANIITEGHPSLRANAEEVKLPATQEDKDILIKMMEFVQNSQDPVIAEKYGLRPGIGLAAPQINVLKRMIAIHVRDENDKLISYALFNPKIISHSVEKSYLTSGEGCLSVNREVPGYVPRYARIKVKATTVDGEEVSLRLKGLPAIVFQHEIDHLNGVMFYDHINKEDAFATPENAIGIER, from the coding sequence TTGATTACAATGGCAAATATCATAACCGAGGGTCATCCCTCTTTAAGAGCTAATGCTGAAGAGGTAAAATTACCTGCAACACAAGAGGATAAGGATATCCTGATTAAAATGATGGAATTTGTTCAAAATAGTCAGGATCCTGTAATAGCCGAGAAATATGGCCTTAGACCAGGTATTGGCCTTGCGGCTCCCCAAATCAATGTATTAAAAAGAATGATTGCAATACACGTAAGAGATGAAAATGACAAACTTATAAGCTACGCTCTTTTTAACCCTAAAATTATAAGTCATTCTGTTGAGAAAAGTTACTTAACTAGTGGAGAAGGCTGCTTATCAGTTAATCGTGAAGTACCTGGGTATGTCCCAAGGTATGCTCGAATTAAAGTAAAGGCTACAACGGTTGACGGTGAAGAAGTAAGTCTCAGACTTAAAGGTTTACCGGCAATTGTTTTCCAACATGAAATTGATCATTTAAATGGTGTAATGTTTTATGACCATATTAATAAAGAAGATGCATTTGCTACGCCAGAAAATGCAATTGGAATTGAACGGTAA
- a CDS encoding YkyA family protein, which yields MVLGLVLSGCNTGPTPEEEIYETLEEVVNLETSFKEQQNPLVELEKKEKELYDQIISLGMKEFDKIVALSKEALAIVEERETRLNEENASIEASKEKFNLVKDYIANLEDEKLTKDATQLVELMESRYSSYSTLYSNYLEAIGHDKELYTMFQSEDLTLEQLEEQIKKINESYEKVIAANEEFNNFTEQYNESKLAFYENAGLEVVYKD from the coding sequence ATGGTTCTTGGCTTAGTTTTATCAGGTTGTAATACAGGACCAACTCCAGAAGAAGAAATTTATGAGACGCTTGAAGAAGTTGTTAATCTTGAGACTTCTTTTAAAGAGCAGCAGAATCCTCTAGTTGAACTTGAAAAAAAGGAAAAAGAACTTTACGATCAAATTATTTCATTAGGGATGAAGGAATTTGATAAAATTGTAGCTCTCTCCAAAGAAGCATTAGCAATTGTTGAGGAACGTGAAACAAGGTTAAATGAAGAAAATGCGAGTATAGAGGCATCAAAAGAAAAGTTTAACTTAGTAAAAGATTATATTGCTAATCTTGAAGACGAAAAGCTTACAAAGGATGCAACTCAACTTGTCGAATTAATGGAAAGTAGATATTCTAGTTATTCAACCCTTTACTCAAATTACTTAGAGGCTATTGGACATGATAAAGAGCTTTATACGATGTTCCAGAGTGAAGATCTTACTCTAGAGCAATTAGAAGAACAAATCAAGAAAATAAACGAAAGCTATGAAAAGGTTATTGCAGCAAATGAAGAATTTAATAATTTTACAGAGCAGTACAACGAATCTAAACTAGCTTTTTATGAAAATGCTGGCTTAGAGGTGGTATACAAAGACTAG
- a CDS encoding GapA-binding peptide SR1P: MGTIVCQTCNNTIDHFDDEKVTTLYAKCEECNCEPSDKK; encoded by the coding sequence ATGGGAACAATCGTATGTCAAACTTGTAATAACACAATTGACCATTTCGATGACGAAAAAGTAACAACACTTTATGCAAAATGTGAAGAGTGTAACTGCGAACCATCAGATAAAAAATAA
- a CDS encoding alpha-ketoacid dehydrogenase subunit beta encodes MAQMTMIQAITDALRTELKNDPNVLVFGEDVGVNGGVFRATEGLQAEFGEDRVFDTPLAESGIGGLAIGLGLQGFRPVPEIQFFGFVYEVIDSLNGQMARMRYRSGGRYTSPVTIRSPFGGGVHTPELHADSLEGLVASQPGLKVIIPSTPYDAKGLLISAIRDNDPVVFLEHMKLYRSFRQEVPEEEYTIEIGKADIKREGKDLTMVTYGAMVHECLKAAEELEKEGVSAEVIDLRTISPLDIPTIIASVEKTGRAIVVQEAQKQAGIAAHVVAEINDRAILSLEAPVLRVAAPDTVYPFSAAESVWLPNYKDVLETAKKVLNF; translated from the coding sequence ATGGCGCAAATGACAATGATTCAAGCAATCACTGATGCGTTACGCACAGAACTAAAAAATGACCCAAATGTCTTAGTATTTGGAGAAGATGTTGGAGTGAATGGTGGAGTTTTCCGTGCCACTGAGGGTCTACAAGCGGAATTCGGTGAAGATCGCGTATTTGATACACCTCTAGCTGAATCAGGTATCGGCGGCTTAGCGATTGGTCTTGGCTTACAAGGTTTCCGTCCAGTTCCAGAGATTCAGTTCTTTGGATTCGTTTATGAAGTAATTGATTCATTAAATGGACAAATGGCACGTATGCGTTACCGCTCAGGTGGTAGATATACATCACCTGTAACAATTCGTTCTCCATTCGGAGGAGGAGTACATACGCCTGAACTTCATGCGGATAGCCTTGAAGGTCTTGTTGCTTCACAACCTGGACTAAAAGTTATCATACCTTCAACTCCATATGATGCAAAAGGGCTATTGATTTCTGCAATCCGAGACAATGATCCTGTTGTATTTTTAGAGCATATGAAATTATATCGCTCATTCCGCCAAGAGGTTCCTGAAGAGGAATATACCATTGAAATTGGTAAAGCGGATATTAAGCGTGAAGGTAAAGATTTAACAATGGTAACATACGGTGCAATGGTTCATGAATGCTTAAAGGCAGCTGAAGAACTTGAAAAAGAAGGCGTATCGGCTGAGGTAATCGACCTACGTACGATTAGTCCATTAGATATTCCAACGATTATTGCTTCTGTAGAAAAGACAGGAAGAGCTATTGTTGTTCAAGAAGCTCAAAAGCAAGCGGGAATTGCTGCTCACGTTGTAGCTGAAATTAATGACCGTGCTATTTTAAGTCTTGAAGCTCCAGTGCTTCGAGTTGCAGCCCCTGATACTGTGTATCCATTCTCTGCTGCTGAATCGGTTTGGCTTCCAAACTATAAAGATGTACTTGAAACAGCAAAGAAAGTCCTTAATTTCTAG
- a CDS encoding DUF1885 family protein, translating to MANAYIKLVPGSTKQEITLDEVKELFHYYKEITSKTGQQLDWEYGDAAFPYDIKENNEEGTNWFYLKSTDSRYNLIVLGVGKEEIEDEDQNKIEQYFIQITLPQASTHGDKGKANEFCKFLGRKLQGELQLFNGRVMYYYPRK from the coding sequence ATGGCAAACGCATACATAAAACTCGTTCCAGGCTCAACTAAGCAAGAAATTACACTTGATGAAGTAAAAGAACTTTTTCACTATTATAAAGAGATTACAAGTAAAACCGGACAGCAATTAGACTGGGAGTACGGAGACGCTGCATTTCCATACGATATAAAGGAAAACAACGAGGAAGGAACAAACTGGTTTTATTTAAAATCTACAGATAGCCGTTATAACCTTATTGTATTAGGTGTAGGTAAAGAAGAAATTGAAGATGAAGATCAAAATAAGATTGAACAATATTTTATTCAAATTACTCTTCCTCAAGCCTCAACACATGGAGATAAAGGAAAAGCAAATGAATTCTGTAAGTTTTTAGGCAGAAAACTTCAAGGTGAATTACAACTATTTAATGGTAGAGTTATGTACTACTACCCTAGAAAGTAA
- the pdhA gene encoding pyruvate dehydrogenase (acetyl-transferring) E1 component subunit alpha → MAAKTNEALFDSQQQLEKVAEQFPTLQILNEEGQIVNEAAMPDLSDDQLKELMRRMVYTRILDQRSISLNRQGRLGFYAPTAGQEASQLASQFALEKEDFILPGYRDVPQIVWHGLPLYQAFLFSRGHFHGNQMPEGVNVISPQIIIGAQYIQCAGVALGMKKRGAKSVAITYTGDGGASQGDFYEGINFAGAYKAPAIFIVQNNRFAISTPVEKQSAAKTIAQKAVAAGIPGVQVDGMDPLAVYAAVAEARQRAINGEGPTLIETLTYRYGPHTMAGDDPTRYRSSELDDEWEKKDPLVRFRKFLEGKGLWNEELENKVIEEAKEDIKNAIKKADEAPKQKVTDLISIMYENLPLNLQEQMEIYKEKESK, encoded by the coding sequence ATGGCTGCAAAAACAAATGAAGCATTATTTGATAGCCAACAACAACTTGAAAAGGTTGCTGAACAATTTCCAACTCTACAAATCCTTAATGAAGAGGGGCAAATTGTAAACGAGGCAGCAATGCCTGATTTAAGTGATGATCAATTAAAAGAATTAATGAGAAGAATGGTTTATACTCGTATCCTTGACCAACGCTCTATTTCCTTAAATCGTCAAGGGAGACTAGGCTTCTATGCGCCTACAGCCGGTCAAGAGGCAAGCCAATTAGCATCTCAGTTTGCTTTGGAAAAAGAAGACTTTATCTTACCGGGTTACCGTGATGTACCACAGATTGTATGGCACGGGTTACCTCTTTATCAAGCATTTTTATTCTCTCGTGGTCACTTCCATGGCAACCAGATGCCAGAAGGTGTGAATGTAATCTCGCCTCAAATTATTATTGGTGCTCAATACATACAATGTGCTGGTGTAGCATTAGGTATGAAAAAACGTGGTGCTAAATCTGTTGCAATTACATATACAGGTGATGGTGGAGCTTCACAAGGTGATTTCTATGAAGGAATTAACTTTGCAGGAGCATATAAAGCTCCAGCGATTTTCATCGTACAAAACAATCGTTTTGCTATTTCAACACCAGTTGAGAAACAGTCTGCTGCAAAAACAATTGCACAAAAAGCTGTTGCCGCAGGTATACCAGGTGTACAGGTTGACGGAATGGATCCATTAGCGGTTTATGCTGCAGTTGCTGAAGCTCGTCAGCGCGCTATTAATGGTGAAGGACCTACATTAATTGAAACTCTAACGTACCGTTACGGTCCACATACAATGGCTGGGGATGACCCAACACGTTACCGTTCTTCAGAATTAGATGACGAGTGGGAAAAGAAAGATCCTCTTGTCCGTTTCCGTAAGTTCCTAGAGGGTAAAGGATTATGGAATGAAGAATTAGAAAATAAAGTAATTGAAGAAGCAAAAGAAGATATTAAAAATGCGATTAAGAAAGCGGACGAAGCACCAAAACAAAAAGTTACAGATTTAATCTCAATCATGTACGAAAACCTTCCGCTAAATCTTCAAGAGCAAATGGAAATCTATAAAGAGAAGGAGTCGAAGTAA
- a CDS encoding small peptidoglycan-associated lipoprotein, which yields MSINLERSGPSYMRSLVVFMLSFLLLSSCHLAHNTPSSLIFNNAEKQLLFFSDEDNLHNESSYYDALLEIKKTYPEIVTSMKVIPSSEKVRYSSFDVDTFPTLLVIHDNQIIAQIEGDLSKEEIIQPLIDVLK from the coding sequence TTGTCGATTAACTTAGAAAGAAGTGGACCATCGTATATGAGAAGCTTAGTTGTTTTTATGCTATCATTTCTTTTGCTCTCATCTTGTCATCTCGCTCATAACACTCCATCAAGTCTTATCTTCAACAATGCAGAGAAACAATTATTATTTTTTTCTGACGAAGATAACTTGCATAATGAATCCAGCTATTATGATGCCTTATTAGAAATAAAAAAAACCTATCCTGAAATTGTTACCTCAATGAAAGTCATTCCATCTAGTGAGAAAGTCCGTTATTCAAGCTTTGATGTAGACACCTTTCCAACCTTACTCGTGATTCATGACAATCAAATTATTGCACAAATTGAGGGAGATTTATCAAAGGAAGAAATTATACAACCCTTAATTGATGTTTTAAAATAA
- a CDS encoding polysaccharide deacetylase family protein: protein MKKIFGLVILVILLTGCGITNDHPKSMPQEQKENHSTEETKVPPKTEQEKGNEANNDVTEKEDSVEVEDKEVVTVPTYRLNPSNWAIEPISEANEKVVLLTIDDAPDQHALEMASTLKELGVSAIFFVNGHFIDTNEEKEILKKIHEMGFPIGNHTMTHANLKNSSEEEQYKEIVGLSDRIEQIIGERPRFFRAPFGVNTDYSRQLVEQEGMLLMNWTYGYDWEKDYRTKESLADIMVNTPLLRNGANLLMHDREWTNAALADIVTGLQSKGYEIVDPNTIETPKNTGN from the coding sequence ATGAAAAAAATATTCGGACTAGTCATCCTTGTAATTCTTTTAACTGGCTGTGGAATTACAAACGATCATCCAAAATCGATGCCACAAGAACAGAAAGAAAACCATTCCACTGAGGAAACCAAGGTGCCTCCTAAAACAGAACAAGAAAAGGGTAATGAAGCAAATAATGATGTTACTGAGAAAGAAGATAGTGTTGAAGTGGAGGATAAGGAAGTTGTCACAGTACCTACTTACCGTTTGAATCCTTCAAACTGGGCAATTGAGCCCATTAGTGAGGCTAATGAAAAGGTTGTCCTACTGACCATAGATGATGCTCCAGACCAACATGCGTTAGAAATGGCATCGACATTAAAGGAATTAGGAGTAAGTGCAATTTTCTTTGTAAACGGGCATTTTATTGATACTAATGAAGAAAAAGAAATACTCAAGAAAATTCATGAGATGGGATTTCCGATAGGCAATCATACAATGACGCATGCAAATCTGAAAAATAGTTCTGAAGAGGAGCAGTATAAAGAAATTGTTGGACTAAGTGATAGGATAGAACAGATAATAGGTGAAAGGCCTCGGTTTTTCAGGGCACCATTTGGTGTAAATACTGACTACAGTAGGCAATTGGTTGAACAAGAGGGGATGCTCTTAATGAACTGGACTTACGGATATGATTGGGAAAAAGACTATCGTACGAAAGAGTCCTTAGCAGATATAATGGTTAATACTCCACTCTTGAGAAATGGTGCTAATCTTCTAATGCATGATAGGGAATGGACAAATGCCGCACTGGCTGATATCGTAACAGGTCTTCAGTCAAAAGGATATGAAATAGTGGATCCAAATACAATTGAAACGCCAAAAAACACGGGTAATTAA
- the lpdA gene encoding dihydrolipoyl dehydrogenase yields the protein MVVGDFPIETDTLVIGAGPGGYVAAIRAAQLGQKVTIVEKGTLGGVCLNVGCIPSKALISAAHRYEHALHSEDMGIKAENVTVDFSKVQEWKASVVNKLTGGVEGLLKGNKVDIIRGEAYFVDSNSVRVMDENSAQTYTFKNAIIASGSRPIEIPAFKYGGRVLDSTGALNLKEIPKKLVVIGGGYIGTELGTAYANFGTQVTILEGADEILSGFEKQMSSLVKRKLKKRGAEIHTNALAKSVEQNENGATVTFEVKGESQTVEADYVLVTVGRRPNTDELGLEQVGIEVTDRGLIKIDKQCRTNVSNIYAIGDIVEGPPLAHKASYEAKIAAEAIAGHASEIDYLGIPAVVFTDPELASVGYTEKEAKEEGIDVTASKFPFGANGRALALNNSDGFLKLITRKEDGLVIGAQIAGPSASDMIAELGLAIEAGMTAEDLAMTIHAHPTLGEITMEAAEVAIGSPIHIVK from the coding sequence ATGGTAGTAGGAGATTTTCCAATTGAAACCGATACACTCGTTATCGGTGCTGGACCTGGTGGCTATGTTGCAGCGATTCGTGCTGCCCAACTAGGACAAAAGGTTACAATCGTTGAAAAAGGCACACTAGGTGGTGTTTGTCTTAATGTTGGATGTATTCCATCTAAAGCCTTAATATCAGCTGCTCATCGTTATGAGCATGCGTTACATTCAGAAGATATGGGCATTAAAGCTGAGAATGTAACTGTTGATTTTTCGAAGGTGCAAGAATGGAAGGCAAGCGTCGTTAACAAACTTACCGGTGGGGTCGAAGGATTACTTAAAGGTAATAAGGTTGACATTATACGTGGGGAAGCCTACTTTGTTGACAGCAATTCTGTGCGTGTAATGGATGAAAATTCTGCACAAACATATACGTTTAAAAATGCAATTATTGCTTCAGGTTCTCGTCCAATCGAAATACCTGCATTTAAATATGGTGGAAGAGTATTGGATTCAACTGGTGCTTTAAATCTAAAAGAAATTCCAAAGAAACTTGTAGTTATCGGTGGTGGCTACATCGGGACAGAACTAGGAACAGCTTATGCTAACTTTGGAACGCAGGTTACCATCTTAGAGGGTGCGGATGAAATCCTCTCTGGTTTTGAAAAGCAAATGAGCTCTCTAGTGAAAAGAAAGCTTAAGAAAAGAGGCGCAGAGATCCATACAAATGCACTAGCAAAAAGTGTAGAACAAAATGAAAATGGAGCTACTGTAACCTTTGAAGTAAAAGGTGAAAGCCAAACGGTTGAAGCTGATTACGTGCTTGTAACGGTAGGCCGTCGTCCGAATACAGATGAGTTAGGCTTAGAGCAAGTGGGTATTGAAGTGACAGATCGTGGATTAATTAAGATTGATAAACAATGTCGTACAAACGTTAGTAATATCTATGCGATTGGTGACATCGTAGAAGGACCACCATTAGCTCATAAAGCTTCATATGAAGCTAAAATTGCTGCCGAAGCAATTGCAGGTCATGCTTCTGAGATTGATTACTTAGGAATCCCTGCAGTGGTATTCACAGACCCTGAGCTTGCGTCTGTAGGATATACTGAAAAAGAGGCAAAAGAAGAAGGTATTGATGTTACTGCTTCAAAATTCCCGTTCGGTGCGAACGGCCGTGCATTAGCGCTGAATAATTCGGATGGCTTCTTAAAACTAATTACTCGTAAAGAGGATGGATTAGTAATCGGTGCACAAATTGCTGGACCAAGTGCTTCGGATATGATTGCCGAGCTAGGGCTAGCGATTGAAGCGGGTATGACTGCTGAGGACTTAGCAATGACCATTCATGCTCACCCGACTTTAGGTGAGATTACGATGGAAGCTGCAGAGGTAGCGATTGGAAGTCCGATTCATATAGTAAAATAA
- a CDS encoding nitronate monooxygenase has protein sequence MNWETRVTKLLGIQYPIVQGGLAYLAYADLAAAVSNAGGLGQITAMSLDGPEELREEIRKVKEKTSKPFGVNFAIGQHGRPFSHMLDVAIEEKVPVVSMTGGNPTPVFDQLKGTAIKKLVLVAAKRQAVKAEELGADAVMVVGQEGGGHLGKDDTGTFVLIPQVVESVSIPVIASGGIGDGRGLMAALSLGAEGIEMGTRFIATQECIHAHPTYKEAIVKGTESDTVVIKKSLGAPGRAIGNEWTKKILELEEMNCGYEGLKDYISGNSNKRYIYDGALNEGYAWAGQVMGLIHDIPSVKDLFERMIFEGEEIRRKWQ, from the coding sequence GTGAATTGGGAAACTAGAGTAACGAAACTTCTAGGAATACAATATCCTATTGTTCAAGGTGGACTCGCGTATCTAGCTTATGCAGATTTAGCCGCAGCGGTGTCAAACGCTGGTGGATTAGGACAAATCACGGCTATGTCATTAGATGGTCCAGAGGAACTTCGTGAAGAAATAAGAAAAGTAAAAGAGAAAACGTCAAAGCCATTTGGTGTGAATTTTGCTATTGGTCAGCATGGACGACCGTTTTCACATATGCTTGATGTTGCAATTGAGGAAAAAGTTCCGGTAGTATCCATGACTGGAGGAAATCCTACCCCAGTGTTTGACCAATTAAAGGGTACGGCCATAAAAAAACTCGTTTTAGTGGCTGCCAAACGTCAAGCAGTAAAGGCTGAAGAGCTTGGAGCAGATGCTGTAATGGTTGTAGGTCAAGAAGGAGGAGGACACTTAGGAAAAGATGATACAGGTACTTTTGTATTAATTCCTCAGGTTGTAGAAAGCGTAAGCATCCCTGTAATTGCTTCTGGTGGAATTGGCGATGGACGTGGCCTAATGGCAGCTCTTAGTTTGGGGGCTGAAGGAATTGAAATGGGTACACGTTTCATTGCTACACAAGAATGTATTCATGCACACCCTACTTATAAAGAGGCTATAGTGAAGGGTACTGAAAGTGATACAGTTGTTATTAAAAAATCGCTAGGAGCACCAGGTAGAGCGATTGGTAATGAATGGACTAAGAAGATCCTTGAGCTAGAAGAAATGAACTGTGGGTATGAAGGTTTAAAAGATTATATTAGTGGTAACTCAAATAAGAGGTATATTTATGATGGTGCACTTAATGAGGGATACGCTTGGGCAGGGCAAGTAATGGGCTTAATACATGATATCCCCTCCGTTAAGGACTTATTTGAACGCATGATATTTGAAGGGGAAGAAATACGTAGGAAGTGGCAATAA
- a CDS encoding 2-oxo acid dehydrogenase subunit E2: MAFEFKLPDIGEGIHEGEIVKWFVKPGDEVNEDDVLCEVQNDKAVVEIPSPVKGKVLEVLVEEGTVAIVGDTLIKFDAPGYENLKFKGDDEDKPKKEEAKANPTQEETKADSKEVEVDPSRRVIAMPSVRKYAREKGVDIKAVQGSGKNGRIVMADIDSFLQGGAPVTAATETSEEVTTQETVTAKAENKEKATPAKQPIPAGQYPETREKISGIRKAIAKAMVNSKHTAPHVTLMDEVDVTALVAHRKKFKGIASDKGIKLTYLPYVVKALTSALREFPALNTSLDDATDEIIHKHYYNIGIAADTDKGLLVPVVKDADRKSIFTISNEINELAGKARDGKLGSDDMKGASCTITNIGSAGGQWFTPVINHPEVAILGIGRIAEKPVVNNGEIVVAPVLALSLSFDHRMIDGATAQNALNHIKRLLNDPQLLLMEA; the protein is encoded by the coding sequence TTGGCATTCGAATTTAAGCTGCCAGATATCGGTGAAGGTATCCATGAGGGTGAAATCGTAAAATGGTTTGTTAAACCTGGCGATGAAGTAAATGAAGATGATGTATTATGTGAAGTGCAGAATGATAAAGCAGTAGTTGAGATTCCTTCACCTGTTAAAGGAAAAGTATTAGAAGTATTAGTAGAAGAAGGTACAGTTGCTATAGTTGGGGACACATTAATTAAATTTGATGCACCAGGCTATGAAAACCTTAAGTTTAAAGGTGATGACGAAGATAAGCCTAAAAAAGAAGAGGCTAAGGCTAATCCTACTCAGGAAGAAACAAAAGCTGATTCTAAAGAGGTTGAGGTAGATCCTAGCCGCAGAGTTATTGCAATGCCTTCTGTCCGTAAGTATGCGCGTGAAAAAGGTGTCGATATTAAAGCTGTTCAAGGTTCTGGTAAAAATGGACGTATTGTAATGGCAGATATTGATTCATTCTTACAAGGTGGAGCACCAGTAACAGCAGCAACAGAAACTTCAGAAGAAGTTACGACACAAGAAACTGTAACAGCTAAAGCAGAGAATAAAGAAAAAGCTACACCTGCTAAGCAGCCAATCCCTGCGGGTCAATACCCAGAGACTCGTGAGAAAATCAGTGGAATTCGTAAGGCAATTGCTAAAGCAATGGTTAATTCAAAGCATACGGCTCCTCATGTAACTCTTATGGATGAAGTAGATGTGACAGCACTAGTTGCTCATCGCAAGAAATTTAAAGGAATTGCATCTGATAAAGGCATTAAACTAACGTACTTACCATATGTTGTAAAGGCTTTAACTTCTGCTTTACGAGAATTCCCAGCTTTAAACACTTCATTAGATGATGCAACAGACGAAATTATTCATAAGCATTATTATAATATCGGAATCGCAGCTGATACGGATAAAGGATTATTAGTACCTGTTGTAAAAGATGCGGATCGTAAATCAATTTTTACAATCTCTAATGAAATAAATGAACTTGCAGGTAAAGCTCGTGACGGTAAACTTGGGTCTGACGATATGAAAGGTGCTTCTTGTACGATTACAAACATCGGCTCTGCAGGTGGACAATGGTTTACACCGGTTATCAATCATCCAGAGGTTGCAATCCTTGGTATCGGTCGTATTGCAGAAAAACCAGTCGTGAACAATGGAGAAATTGTAGTGGCTCCTGTTTTAGCATTATCCTTAAGTTTCGATCATCGTATGATTGATGGTGCAACTGCACAAAATGCTTTAAATCATATTAAACGTTTATTGAACGACCCACAATTATTATTAATGGAGGCGTAA
- a CDS encoding DUF3055 domain-containing protein, with the protein MNLFDKLYDDQENVKVRFVGFTTENVRYDFGIVYTNLFFGKPLVICMQTGRSTLLDPKDIEDLDYLRRIFRIDTLEEAADLADFFRTSLPHIPFETQYD; encoded by the coding sequence ATGAATCTATTTGACAAACTATATGATGATCAAGAAAACGTAAAGGTACGTTTTGTAGGGTTTACAACAGAAAATGTACGATATGATTTTGGTATAGTTTATACGAATTTATTCTTTGGCAAACCATTGGTCATTTGTATGCAAACAGGACGCTCAACCCTCCTCGATCCAAAAGATATTGAGGATCTAGATTATCTACGTCGAATCTTCCGCATTGATACCCTTGAAGAAGCTGCAGATCTCGCTGATTTCTTTAGAACATCCTTACCACATATTCCTTTTGAAACGCAATATGATTAA
- a CDS encoding aminotransferase class I/II-fold pyridoxal phosphate-dependent enzyme, translated as MSQSETPLFSGLVNHSKRNPVQFHIPGHKKGTGIDPEFRNFIGDNALSIDLINIGPLDDLHQPKGMIKKAQDLAAEAFGADHTFFSVQGTSGAIMTMVMAVCGPGDKIIVPRNVHKSVMSAIVFSGAVPIFIHPEIDKDLGISHGITTDAVEKALEQHPDAKGVLVINPTYFGISADLKKIVEIAHSYDVPVLVDEAHGVHIHFHEKLPLSAMQAGADMAATSVHKLGGSMTQSSILNVKEGLVSPKRVQSIISMLTTTSTSYLLLASLDVARRRLVMEGHDLIEEAIRIAEKTRKEINEIENLYCIGREIVGSKATFDYDPTKLIISVKGLGITGYEVEGWLREKYNIEVELSDLYNILCIITPGDTEKETSILVNALKEMANELKQQSDLEHKPAVLLPNIPRLALTPRDAFYAETEVVPFDQSAGRIIAEFIMVYPPGIPIFIPGEIITEENLTYIKKNIEVGLPVQGPEDSELASLRVIKEHRAIE; from the coding sequence TTGTCACAATCAGAAACACCATTATTTAGTGGATTAGTAAATCATTCAAAAAGAAACCCTGTTCAATTTCATATTCCTGGACATAAAAAGGGTACAGGTATTGACCCTGAATTCCGCAATTTCATAGGAGATAATGCCCTATCAATTGACTTAATCAATATCGGACCGTTGGATGATCTTCATCAACCAAAAGGGATGATTAAAAAAGCACAAGACCTTGCAGCAGAAGCATTCGGTGCTGACCATACGTTCTTCTCTGTTCAAGGTACAAGTGGAGCAATTATGACAATGGTTATGGCAGTTTGTGGACCTGGGGATAAAATTATTGTTCCAAGAAATGTTCACAAGTCAGTTATGTCAGCCATTGTCTTTTCAGGTGCTGTACCTATCTTTATCCATCCAGAAATTGATAAGGACCTTGGTATATCTCACGGTATAACAACTGATGCAGTTGAAAAAGCACTAGAGCAACACCCTGATGCAAAAGGTGTTTTAGTAATTAACCCAACCTATTTTGGGATATCTGCAGATTTAAAGAAAATTGTTGAAATTGCACATTCCTATGATGTTCCTGTATTAGTCGATGAAGCTCATGGGGTCCACATTCATTTTCATGAAAAGCTTCCACTATCTGCAATGCAAGCCGGTGCTGATATGGCAGCCACTAGTGTTCATAAATTAGGTGGATCAATGACTCAAAGTTCAATTTTAAATGTAAAAGAAGGCCTTGTTTCACCAAAACGAGTTCAGTCGATTATAAGTATGCTTACAACAACATCTACATCATACTTATTATTAGCCTCTCTTGATGTAGCAAGAAGAAGATTGGTAATGGAAGGTCACGACCTAATTGAAGAAGCTATCCGAATTGCTGAAAAAACACGGAAAGAAATAAATGAAATTGAAAATCTTTATTGTATTGGCAGAGAAATTGTCGGTTCAAAGGCAACGTTTGACTATGATCCAACCAAATTAATTATTTCTGTTAAAGGACTTGGAATAACAGGCTATGAAGTTGAAGGTTGGTTACGCGAAAAATACAATATTGAAGTAGAACTTTCAGATTTGTACAATATTCTGTGTATTATTACTCCTGGTGATACTGAAAAAGAAACAAGCATCCTTGTAAATGCTTTAAAGGAAATGGCAAATGAATTAAAACAGCAAAGTGATTTAGAACATAAGCCAGCCGTCTTACTACCTAATATCCCTCGCTTAGCATTGACTCCTAGAGATGCTTTTTATGCTGAAACTGAGGTTGTACCTTTTGATCAATCGGCAGGAAGAATCATTGCTGAATTTATTATGGTTTACCCTCCTGGGATTCCGATCTTTATTCCTGGTGAAATCATTACGGAAGAAAACTTGACTTACATCAAAAAGAATATTGAGGTAGGATTACCAGTTCAAGGTCCCGAGGATAGTGAATTAGCTTCACTAAGGGTTATTAAGGAGCATAGAGCAATAGAATAA